One window of Deltaproteobacteria bacterium genomic DNA carries:
- a CDS encoding cupin domain-containing protein, protein MVEMKNLVKEADAHPEINHLSLWRTDLAYYWVINCEPGLQDDMHYHDNDDHIFMCIEGECTVRTPHKAFVLKQFDTVLLQSGESYQLCNTGKGRLLLLGAGNSQMNGQPRTRVPKIPSHTPIKEPIVA, encoded by the coding sequence ATGGTTGAAATGAAAAATCTGGTTAAAGAAGCGGACGCCCACCCGGAGATCAATCATCTGAGTCTCTGGCGCACCGACTTGGCCTATTACTGGGTGATCAACTGCGAGCCCGGCTTGCAAGACGACATGCACTATCACGACAACGACGATCATATTTTTATGTGCATCGAAGGCGAATGCACCGTGCGCACGCCGCACAAAGCCTTCGTCTTGAAACAGTTCGACACCGTTCTGCTCCAGTCCGGCGAGTCCTATCAGCTGTGCAACACCGGCAAGGGGCGCTTGCTGCTCTTGGGCGCCGGCAACAGCCAAATGAACGGCCAGCCGCGCACCCGGGTGCCGAAGATCCCGAGCCACACGCCGATCAAAGAACCGATCGTCGCTTAA
- a CDS encoding CDGSH iron-sulfur domain-containing protein, with protein MPLSYDDLIEPAIVRQESKSVAYCRCTRSKNLPFCDGSHEGTNIQPAVLEFASPETIAICRCWKSKEHPYCDGTHGRLVKPKERPAKAHG; from the coding sequence ATGCCCTTATCCTACGACGACCTGATCGAACCGGCCATCGTGCGGCAAGAATCCAAGAGCGTCGCCTACTGCCGCTGCACGCGCAGCAAAAATCTGCCCTTCTGCGACGGCTCCCACGAAGGGACCAACATACAACCCGCAGTGTTAGAATTCGCTAGCCCGGAAACCATCGCCATCTGCCGCTGCTGGAAATCGAAAGAGCACCCCTACTGCGACGGCACCCATGGCCGGCTGGTCAAACCGAAAGAACGGCCGGCCAAAGCCCATGGCTGA
- a CDS encoding amidohydrolase gives MIIEWHAHVYPPELAKERRWGGASPLTIENLLEAHEKAGIERCVVSNTIHYLKDKTSDESLAFLRRWNDYGAEIQQKYKDRITVFTSTLPCGGEPFLKEMERAIVQCGLNGVLINSSHQRAYPDDDEATPFFEMVSSLAIPLMMHAPSVGYGEERMRDYRLASSVGRPFDECLSIARMIVRGVFERFGNLKFVGCHLGGGICDVIGRMDYAYELGDQASGLGSYEPMLITKKPSEYLKNIHLDTVAYHPPTIMCAYQTVGAKQLVFGSDAPPLLPLLPRAKKIIEELPISESEREVIFFRNALRLLQR, from the coding sequence ATGATCATCGAGTGGCATGCCCATGTTTATCCGCCCGAATTGGCCAAAGAACGACGCTGGGGCGGCGCCTCGCCGCTAACGATTGAAAACCTGCTCGAAGCCCACGAGAAAGCCGGCATCGAACGTTGCGTCGTCAGCAACACGATTCATTATCTCAAAGACAAAACCAGCGACGAGTCTCTCGCCTTCCTGCGCCGCTGGAACGACTATGGCGCCGAGATCCAGCAGAAATATAAAGACCGCATCACCGTCTTCACCAGCACCCTGCCCTGCGGCGGCGAACCGTTTTTAAAAGAAATGGAACGGGCGATCGTCCAGTGCGGACTGAACGGCGTATTGATCAATTCGAGCCACCAGCGCGCCTATCCGGACGATGACGAAGCTACGCCATTTTTCGAAATGGTCTCGAGTCTCGCTATTCCGCTGATGATGCACGCGCCCTCGGTCGGCTACGGCGAAGAACGCATGCGCGATTATCGCTTGGCGTCGAGCGTTGGCCGTCCCTTCGACGAATGTCTGAGCATCGCGCGCATGATCGTGCGCGGCGTCTTCGAGCGATTTGGTAATTTGAAATTCGTCGGCTGCCATCTCGGCGGCGGCATCTGCGATGTCATCGGCCGCATGGACTACGCTTATGAACTCGGCGACCAAGCTTCGGGCTTGGGCTCATACGAACCGATGCTGATCACCAAGAAACCGAGCGAGTATTTGAAAAACATCCACTTGGACACCGTCGCCTATCACCCGCCGACGATCATGTGCGCCTATCAAACCGTCGGCGCCAAACAACTGGTCTTCGGCAGCGACGCACCGCCGCTGCTGCCGCTCTTGCCGCGCGCCAAGAAAATCATCGAGGAGTTGCCGATCAGCGAATCGGAGCGCGAAGTTATTTTTTTTCGCAACGCGTTAAGATTGTTACAACGGTGA
- a CDS encoding ABC transporter substrate-binding protein, protein MKFGINGRKTSAFRLHPSSFAVTCWLALLLIVATVDAADKIRIAVSNPNMPNLTTQLAQNKGFFKDENLDAEIIRMNPNVAITALATGDIDYCQLFGAVVGGAIAGLPIRIVAGFLDNWPLTIIAQTEVKSLRELKGKTVGVSAYGATPDLLARLMVRRVGLDPEKDIKVLALGSDAARVTALKQHVVDAVVMSPPADVQMEKQGFRILARAYELLNLPYLGLGASLRKIKDKPDEVRRAVKASIRANRFIRDNRDETVRIFIGWGKVEREFAYASYDALRNLFNADGAVSEDGLKLVIDQARTNAKVIREVAPADVADLTFLRSAQAELGIKAR, encoded by the coding sequence ATGAAGTTCGGAATTAACGGGAGAAAAACTTCAGCCTTCCGCCTTCATCCTTCATCCTTTGCTGTCACGTGTTGGCTCGCGTTGCTGCTCATCGTCGCGACGGTTGATGCCGCCGACAAAATTCGCATCGCCGTCTCCAATCCCAACATGCCCAATCTGACCACTCAGTTGGCCCAGAACAAGGGCTTTTTCAAAGACGAGAATCTCGACGCGGAAATTATCCGGATGAATCCCAACGTCGCGATTACCGCTTTGGCAACCGGCGATATCGACTACTGCCAACTGTTCGGCGCAGTGGTCGGCGGCGCCATCGCCGGCTTGCCGATCCGCATCGTCGCCGGCTTTCTCGACAACTGGCCGCTGACGATCATCGCCCAAACCGAAGTAAAGTCGCTGCGCGAACTCAAAGGTAAAACCGTCGGCGTGAGCGCCTATGGCGCGACACCTGACCTGCTGGCGAGACTGATGGTTCGCCGCGTCGGCCTCGATCCGGAAAAAGACATCAAGGTGCTCGCCCTGGGCTCCGACGCCGCGCGCGTGACCGCGCTCAAGCAGCATGTCGTCGACGCCGTGGTCATGTCGCCGCCCGCCGACGTGCAGATGGAAAAGCAAGGCTTTCGCATCTTAGCGCGCGCCTACGAGTTGCTGAACTTGCCCTATCTCGGTTTGGGCGCGAGCCTGCGCAAGATCAAAGACAAACCCGACGAAGTGCGCCGCGCCGTCAAAGCGAGCATCCGCGCCAATCGTTTCATTAGGGATAATCGCGACGAAACGGTGCGCATCTTCATCGGCTGGGGCAAAGTCGAGCGCGAGTTCGCCTACGCCTCATACGACGCGCTAAGAAATTTATTCAACGCCGACGGCGCCGTGTCCGAGGACGGCTTGAAGTTAGTCATCGACCAAGCGCGGACCAACGCCAAGGTAATTCGCGAAGTCGCGCCCGCCGATGTCGCCGATCTGACGTTTCTGCGTAGCGCGCAAGCGGAGCTAGGAATTAAAGCGCGATAA